A genomic region of Melanotaenia boesemani isolate fMelBoe1 chromosome 13, fMelBoe1.pri, whole genome shotgun sequence contains the following coding sequences:
- the LOC121651595 gene encoding ras-related protein Rap-1A — MREYKLVVLGSGGVGKSALTVQFVQGIFVEKYDPTIEDSYRKQVEVDGQQCMLEILDTAGTEQFTAMRDLYMKNGQGFALVYSITAQSTFNDLQDLREQILRVKDTEDVPMILVGNKCDLEDERVVGKEQGQNLARQWSNCAFLETSAKSKINVNEIFYDLVRQINRKTPMEKKTKKKPSCTLL, encoded by the exons ATGCGCGAGTACAAGCTAGTTGTGCTGGGTTCAGGAGGCGTGGGAAAATCTGCACTG ACAGTCCAATTTGTTCAAGGCATTTTTGTGGAGAAGTATGACCCCACCATAGAAGACTCCTACAGAAAG CAAGTCGAGGTCGACGGGCAGCAGTGTATGCTTGAAATCCTGGACACAGCTGGAACA GAACAGTTCACAGCTATGAGGGACCTGTACATGAAGAATGGGCAAGGCTTTGCTTTGGTCTACTCCATTACAGCGCAGTCCACATTTAACGACCTACAGGACCTCCGGGAGCAGATCCTAAGAGTAAAGGACACCGAGGAT GTTCCCATGATCCTGGTGGGAAACAAGTGTGACCTGGAGGATGAGCGCGTGGTCGGTAAGGAGCAGGGACAGAACCTGGCTCGTCAGTGGAGCAACTGTGCCTTTTTAGAGACTTCAGCTAAATCAAAGATCAATGTTAATGAG ATTTTCTATGATCTGGTGCGACAGATCAACAGAAAAACGCCGatggaaaagaagacaaaaaagaagcCAAGTTGCACACTGCTCTAA